From a single Mycolicibacterium moriokaense genomic region:
- a CDS encoding NAD(P)H-dependent amine dehydrogenase family protein, whose product MILWGPGQVGVGALRALIAHPGLDLVGVVVHAEAKDGKDAGALCGMPATGVIATRDIAAALSIDADVVAYFASGDYRYREAAEDIARCLRAGKNVVCTSLVPMCYPPAADKETVDLIRAACEAGGTSFFNSGVDPGWANDVIALTMTGFSSRVDTITMLEILDYGPINQPDIMFDFMGFGHPPDHPAPLFDTERLAALWAPTVHLVADGVGLPLDRVETTIEKWLATTRYEVASGWVEPGTMGGMRFKLAGMVDGEERIVLEHITRMGEGAAPDWPRHPSPHGGYRVIVDGLPTYTVDIEMHGRGNNMRGLTYATVMRELNAIPAVIAAPPGMLSTLDLPLVTGPVRGGTWRGVLPGTMTA is encoded by the coding sequence GTGATTCTGTGGGGACCAGGGCAGGTGGGCGTCGGTGCCCTGCGTGCGCTCATCGCGCATCCGGGACTCGACCTCGTCGGTGTGGTGGTGCACGCGGAGGCCAAGGACGGCAAGGATGCCGGCGCCCTGTGCGGTATGCCTGCGACCGGGGTGATCGCCACCCGCGACATCGCGGCAGCGCTGTCGATCGACGCCGACGTCGTCGCGTACTTCGCATCGGGCGATTACCGCTACCGCGAGGCGGCCGAGGACATCGCCCGCTGCCTGCGTGCGGGTAAGAACGTCGTCTGCACATCCCTGGTGCCGATGTGTTACCCGCCGGCCGCCGACAAGGAAACCGTCGACCTCATCCGGGCGGCGTGTGAGGCGGGCGGCACCAGCTTCTTCAACAGCGGGGTCGATCCCGGCTGGGCGAACGATGTGATCGCGCTGACGATGACCGGCTTCTCCAGTCGCGTGGACACCATCACGATGCTCGAGATACTCGACTACGGACCGATCAACCAGCCCGACATCATGTTCGACTTCATGGGATTCGGCCATCCGCCGGACCATCCGGCGCCGCTGTTCGACACCGAACGTCTCGCCGCCCTGTGGGCGCCGACCGTGCATCTGGTCGCCGACGGAGTCGGTCTACCGTTGGATCGCGTCGAAACGACGATCGAGAAGTGGTTGGCCACAACGCGTTACGAGGTGGCGTCGGGCTGGGTCGAGCCGGGCACGATGGGCGGAATGCGGTTCAAGCTCGCCGGGATGGTCGACGGCGAGGAGCGCATCGTCCTCGAACACATCACGCGCATGGGTGAGGGTGCGGCGCCGGACTGGCCGCGGCACCCGTCACCGCACGGCGGCTACCGGGTGATCGTCGACGGACTGCCGACCTACACGGTCGACATCGAGATGCATGGCCGGGGAAACAATATGCGCGGCTTGACCTATGCGACGGTGATGCGCGAGCTCAACGCCATCCCCGCGGTGATTGCTGCCCCGCCGGGGATGTTGTCGACGCTCGACCTCCCGCTGGTGACCGGACCGGTGCGTGGCGGGACATGGCGGGGCGTGTTGCCGGGAACGATGACGGCATGA
- a CDS encoding enoyl-CoA hydratase, which translates to MSDYEFLKWQTFDDGQIVRISLNRPEQRNAQNRGMLVELDEAFGRAEADDAVRVVILAGEGKMFSSGHDIGSKQASKEFRPGPDQHPTATINGGTREGSEKIMLQEWHYFFQNTLRWRNLRKITIAQVHGDVFSAGLMLMWACDLIVGSDDVRFADVVGTRLGMCGMEYFGHPWEFGPRKAKELLLTGDAIDIHEAHRLGMVSKVFSRDELADRTLDLARRIGEVPTMAALLIKESVNQTVDNMGFYNSLQACFTLHQLNHSHWVGVRDDRRATAGPENGVPDWRTAPPIVLAEKDKVRADA; encoded by the coding sequence GTGAGCGACTACGAATTCTTGAAGTGGCAGACGTTCGACGACGGCCAGATCGTCCGAATCTCGTTGAACAGGCCCGAACAGCGCAATGCGCAGAACCGCGGAATGCTGGTCGAACTCGACGAGGCGTTCGGGCGGGCCGAGGCCGATGACGCGGTGCGGGTCGTGATCCTGGCGGGCGAGGGAAAGATGTTCTCCTCGGGTCACGACATCGGGTCGAAGCAGGCCAGCAAGGAGTTCCGGCCAGGCCCCGATCAGCATCCGACGGCCACGATCAACGGAGGCACGCGCGAGGGTTCGGAAAAGATCATGCTGCAGGAGTGGCATTACTTCTTCCAGAACACGTTGCGCTGGCGCAACCTCCGCAAGATCACGATCGCGCAGGTACATGGTGACGTGTTCTCCGCGGGACTGATGCTGATGTGGGCGTGCGACCTCATCGTCGGTAGCGATGACGTGCGCTTCGCCGACGTTGTCGGCACGCGACTCGGTATGTGCGGGATGGAGTATTTCGGACATCCTTGGGAGTTCGGCCCCAGGAAGGCCAAGGAGCTGCTGCTCACCGGCGACGCGATCGACATCCACGAGGCACATCGGCTCGGAATGGTCAGCAAGGTGTTCAGCCGTGACGAGCTCGCCGACCGCACGTTGGACCTGGCCCGTCGCATCGGCGAAGTGCCGACCATGGCCGCGCTGTTGATCAAGGAGTCGGTCAACCAGACCGTCGACAACATGGGTTTTTACAACTCCCTGCAGGCCTGCTTCACGCTGCACCAACTCAATCATTCGCATTGGGTGGGTGTCCGCGACGACAGGCGCGCGACGGCGGGCCCGGAGAACGGCGTCCCCGACTGGCGCACTGCCCCACCGATTGTGCTGGCGGAGAAGGACAAGGTGCGGGCCGACGCATGA
- a CDS encoding PaaI family thioesterase, which translates to MEVTIPGHLFGQLPFYDVVDTDDCVVIDLHTRADLVNIRGALQGGLVATLIDVAGGRLAIRHTDGAAGAGTADMSIHYLAPIVEGPARATATLLRAGRRLIVVAVDVVDVAADRLAAHATLSFAVMATRPPVQETATP; encoded by the coding sequence ATGGAGGTCACCATCCCCGGCCACCTCTTCGGCCAGTTGCCGTTCTATGACGTCGTCGACACCGATGACTGCGTCGTAATCGACCTGCACACCCGGGCGGATCTGGTCAACATCCGCGGCGCGCTACAAGGTGGCCTGGTCGCGACACTGATCGATGTGGCAGGCGGACGGTTGGCGATCAGGCACACCGACGGCGCAGCGGGCGCTGGCACAGCGGACATGTCGATCCACTATCTCGCGCCGATCGTCGAGGGTCCGGCACGCGCCACGGCGACGCTGCTCCGCGCAGGCAGGCGACTGATCGTCGTCGCGGTCGACGTGGTCGATGTGGCTGCGGATCGGTTGGCCGCACACGCCACGCTGAGCTTCGCGGTGATGGCGACGCGACCGCCCGTTCAGGAGACGGCAACTCCATAG
- a CDS encoding acyl-CoA dehydrogenase family protein encodes MVDSFAAIYARESTSERVRAAEPLGFDPQLWKALTDTGAVEMAVDEAVGGWGATELELALIAEQFGRAVASAPVIETQVAAQLLARCDAVGAELLAQALAGDKLVTFAPRVARGDVLGLVPAGAVADAVLALVDGRLVAVPVTDNRQPVRNLGSLPLADITVDRDVVVLAEGGAADRLFSDALDRWLVLTAAALAGAARRAVEMGAEYAKQRHAFGAPIGTFQAVSHPLADSATAADGARLLALKAACAFADEPDRVSELAAMAFAFAYETARDATHRSLHIHGGYGFGMEGDIQLYYRRCRGWAMAFGDSAVALDRVADARYGVAVS; translated from the coding sequence TTGGTCGACTCGTTCGCCGCGATCTACGCCAGGGAGTCGACGTCCGAACGTGTGCGCGCTGCCGAACCGCTGGGGTTCGACCCTCAGCTGTGGAAGGCGCTGACGGACACCGGTGCAGTCGAGATGGCCGTCGACGAAGCCGTCGGTGGTTGGGGCGCAACCGAACTCGAGTTGGCCCTGATCGCCGAACAGTTCGGCAGGGCGGTCGCGTCGGCCCCGGTGATCGAAACACAGGTGGCGGCTCAGCTTCTCGCCCGGTGCGACGCGGTGGGTGCCGAGTTGCTCGCGCAAGCGCTGGCCGGCGACAAGCTCGTCACCTTCGCGCCGCGGGTGGCCCGCGGTGACGTGCTGGGGCTGGTCCCGGCCGGTGCCGTCGCCGATGCAGTGCTGGCATTGGTCGACGGCCGGTTGGTGGCGGTGCCGGTCACGGATAACCGACAACCGGTGCGAAACCTCGGCTCTCTGCCCCTGGCCGATATCACCGTCGACAGGGATGTCGTCGTCCTCGCCGAAGGCGGCGCCGCGGATCGACTCTTCTCGGATGCGCTGGACCGGTGGCTGGTGTTGACCGCTGCCGCGTTGGCCGGTGCCGCCCGGCGGGCCGTGGAAATGGGTGCGGAATACGCCAAACAACGGCACGCGTTCGGCGCGCCGATCGGCACCTTTCAGGCGGTGTCACACCCGCTCGCCGACAGCGCCACGGCGGCCGACGGTGCGCGGCTGTTGGCGCTGAAAGCTGCGTGCGCGTTCGCCGACGAACCGGACCGGGTCAGCGAACTTGCCGCGATGGCGTTCGCATTCGCATACGAAACCGCCCGCGACGCAACGCATCGCAGCCTCCACATCCACGGCGGCTACGGCTTCGGGATGGAAGGCGACATCCAGCTGTACTACCGGCGCTGCCGGGGATGGGCGATGGCGTTCGGCGACTCGGCGGTAGCTCTGGATCGCGTCGCCGACGCTCGCTATGGAGTTGCCGTCTCCTGA
- a CDS encoding acyl-CoA dehydrogenase family protein, translating to MHFRLDPATEAFRAGLRAHLAETITPEFEERIYRSGVAHDDDFAKGLVDKGYFAPGWPAEFGGQDRNAWDDQVVREEMMLVDAPVYLSETTRMVASIIREVGTPQMKDRILAGALKGDITIALGFTEPECGSDVAAARTRAVRDGDDWIINGSKMFTTNGHIADYVFLLARTNSDKPKHQGLTMFLVPLDSDGVEAQPVWTLSGERTNITFYSDVRIGDEWRIGDVDAGWQVLGLSLQDEHASGWGPHLVRLLAHAEQWARATTADDGYAQLSKTDVRRRIARVAMEVEVSELLLRRCVWMAEQGQVPVAEGPMSKVFSTESLVRASQDIVELVGPDAMRSYFEPTAPEQGRFEHLLRFSLGTTIYAGTSEVQRTIIAQRGLGLPR from the coding sequence ATGCACTTTCGACTCGATCCGGCGACCGAGGCATTCCGTGCCGGGTTGCGCGCTCATCTGGCCGAGACCATCACGCCGGAGTTCGAGGAACGGATATATCGCAGCGGAGTCGCGCACGACGACGACTTCGCGAAGGGCCTGGTCGACAAGGGCTATTTCGCACCCGGTTGGCCCGCCGAGTTCGGCGGTCAAGACCGTAACGCGTGGGACGATCAGGTCGTCCGCGAGGAGATGATGCTCGTCGACGCGCCGGTGTATCTGTCCGAAACCACCCGGATGGTCGCATCGATCATCCGCGAGGTCGGCACCCCGCAGATGAAGGACCGTATCCTCGCAGGCGCGCTGAAGGGCGACATCACCATCGCTCTCGGTTTTACCGAGCCGGAGTGCGGATCAGACGTGGCAGCCGCCCGCACACGGGCCGTGCGTGACGGGGACGATTGGATCATCAACGGTTCCAAGATGTTCACCACCAATGGACACATCGCGGACTATGTGTTCCTGCTGGCTCGAACGAATTCCGACAAGCCGAAGCATCAGGGCCTCACGATGTTTCTCGTCCCGCTCGACTCCGACGGTGTCGAGGCACAACCGGTCTGGACACTGTCCGGCGAACGCACCAACATCACGTTCTACAGCGATGTCCGAATTGGCGACGAATGGCGCATCGGCGACGTCGACGCGGGCTGGCAGGTACTCGGGCTGTCGCTACAAGACGAACACGCCTCGGGCTGGGGTCCCCACCTGGTCCGCCTTCTGGCACACGCCGAGCAGTGGGCGCGCGCAACGACGGCCGATGACGGCTACGCGCAGCTGTCCAAGACCGACGTTCGACGCCGGATCGCAAGAGTGGCAATGGAAGTCGAGGTTTCCGAGCTTCTGCTGCGCAGATGCGTCTGGATGGCCGAGCAGGGTCAGGTTCCCGTCGCGGAGGGACCCATGTCCAAGGTGTTCAGCACGGAATCACTCGTGCGGGCCAGCCAGGACATCGTCGAACTCGTGGGACCCGACGCGATGCGCAGCTATTTCGAGCCAACGGCACCCGAGCAGGGTCGCTTCGAGCATCTGCTGCGATTTTCATTGGGCACCACGATCTATGCGGGCACCAGCGAGGTACAACGCACCATCATCGCCCAGCGTGGGCTCGGTCTACCCCGTTAG
- a CDS encoding TetR/AcrR family transcriptional regulator, with protein sequence MTAKKRTGDDTEAELELVDAELEMPTSWQERTIERRLSAARARALARSSRFLATALELVEESGRADFTIQTLIDRSNLSLRAFYQHFAGKEELLLALYENATSQFIEAIRHEVAAADGPMEQLEAFCRGFLSRAESSEAIGGRVMTIYNLSLEIERPADFAKIWEPHQKLLTKILTSCSRAGLVRKDMTPAQLTTLLNSTLIALAQIGVFHLGVKGAELSEDQLWAWCKQALTPPTDSKPKAVAAKTPAKRSTARKPRKLTG encoded by the coding sequence ATGACTGCTAAGAAGCGCACCGGCGACGACACCGAGGCCGAACTGGAACTCGTGGACGCCGAACTGGAGATGCCGACCAGTTGGCAGGAACGAACCATCGAGCGGCGGCTATCCGCCGCCCGTGCGCGTGCGTTGGCACGCAGTTCGAGGTTCCTCGCTACGGCGCTGGAACTGGTCGAGGAATCCGGCAGGGCGGACTTCACCATCCAGACGTTGATCGACCGGTCCAACCTCAGCCTGCGCGCCTTCTACCAGCATTTCGCGGGTAAGGAAGAACTCCTGCTGGCTCTCTATGAGAACGCCACCAGCCAGTTCATCGAAGCGATCCGCCACGAGGTGGCTGCGGCCGACGGTCCGATGGAACAGCTCGAGGCGTTCTGCCGCGGATTCCTCTCCAGGGCTGAGTCATCCGAGGCGATCGGTGGCAGGGTGATGACGATCTACAACCTGAGTTTGGAGATCGAGCGCCCCGCCGACTTCGCCAAGATCTGGGAGCCGCACCAGAAGCTGTTGACGAAGATCCTCACGTCGTGCTCGCGTGCCGGACTGGTGCGCAAAGACATGACGCCCGCGCAGTTGACGACGCTCCTGAACTCGACGTTGATTGCGCTCGCCCAGATCGGCGTGTTTCACCTGGGCGTCAAGGGTGCAGAACTGTCCGAGGATCAGCTGTGGGCCTGGTGCAAGCAAGCGCTCACCCCGCCCACGGACAGTAAGCCAAAGGCCGTCGCCGCCAAGACCCCCGCGAAACGGTCGACAGCGCGCAAGCCGCGAAAACTAACGGGGTAG
- a CDS encoding amidohydrolase family protein translates to MSADILIVSPDDHLVEPADLWTSRLPERYRDIGPHIVRHRGRMDPSVTSDVAFIEDEDGRDADIWHYEDSIIPIPLISAAAGYELDELTTDPITYDEMRPGCYRPADRLADMDIAGIEASACFPNTLVRFCGQRFLYAKDKDLALLCVRAYNDFQIDEWGGSSNGRLIPLGIIPLWDVELATKEVERVAAKGMPAVCFSELPARLDLPSIHSGYWDPFFAACERSDVGIMLHIGSSSSLTKSSPDSPHVVTSALMAVNCTIALVDWLFSAKLKQFPKLKIAFAEAQAGWIPYYLQRCDEVWEDRRTWGGIHPLLTEPPSTQVPGRVWFSTFGDPVAFRILDLVGEDQLMFETDYPHNDTNWPHSMDVANKATEGLDEETKRKVLSTNAKNFFGLA, encoded by the coding sequence TTGAGCGCAGACATTCTGATCGTGTCGCCGGACGACCACCTGGTGGAGCCCGCGGATCTGTGGACGAGCAGGCTGCCGGAGCGCTACCGGGACATCGGGCCACACATAGTCCGGCATCGGGGGCGGATGGACCCGTCGGTCACCTCCGACGTCGCGTTCATCGAGGACGAAGATGGCCGCGACGCCGACATCTGGCACTACGAAGATTCGATCATCCCGATACCGCTGATCAGCGCGGCGGCGGGTTATGAACTCGATGAGCTGACCACCGACCCCATCACCTATGACGAGATGCGGCCCGGCTGCTACCGCCCCGCCGACCGGCTCGCCGACATGGACATCGCGGGGATCGAGGCGTCGGCGTGCTTCCCCAACACCCTCGTCCGCTTCTGCGGCCAACGTTTCCTCTACGCCAAGGACAAGGACCTGGCGCTGCTGTGTGTACGGGCCTACAACGACTTCCAGATCGACGAATGGGGTGGTAGCTCCAACGGCCGGCTGATCCCGCTGGGCATCATCCCGCTGTGGGATGTCGAACTGGCGACCAAGGAAGTCGAGCGCGTCGCCGCCAAGGGGATGCCCGCGGTGTGCTTCTCGGAACTTCCCGCGAGACTGGACCTACCGTCGATCCACAGCGGCTACTGGGACCCGTTCTTCGCCGCCTGCGAACGCAGTGACGTAGGCATCATGCTGCACATCGGATCGAGTTCCTCGCTGACGAAGTCCTCCCCCGACTCGCCGCACGTCGTCACGAGCGCGCTGATGGCGGTGAATTGCACTATCGCGCTCGTCGATTGGTTGTTCTCCGCCAAGCTCAAGCAGTTCCCCAAACTCAAGATCGCGTTCGCGGAGGCGCAGGCGGGTTGGATCCCCTACTATCTGCAGCGGTGTGACGAGGTGTGGGAGGACCGGCGCACGTGGGGCGGTATCCATCCGCTGCTGACCGAACCGCCGAGCACCCAGGTGCCGGGTCGGGTGTGGTTCTCCACGTTCGGCGACCCCGTCGCGTTCCGCATCCTCGACCTCGTCGGCGAGGACCAGTTGATGTTCGAGACCGACTATCCGCACAACGATACGAACTGGCCGCACAGCATGGATGTCGCCAATAAGGCGACGGAGGGACTCGACGAGGAGACCAAGCGGAAGGTGTTGTCCACCAACGCCAAGAACTTCTTCGGCCTGGCCTGA
- a CDS encoding enoyl-CoA hydratase/isomerase family protein, translating into MTQYDTIEVEVKGHTACVTLNRPEVLNAINDEMIAELAVAYAEIERSQDIWTVIITGAGRALCVGADVNKAADHDMENAAGIDNQGEPILSSMRQWDAPQEATPPWLQMTKPIICAVNGIACGAGLDLVTTADITVASERATLMDPHVSIGVTSGREGVRLARILPLPVAMRLILMGKHEQLDAQRAYDLGVFTEVVPHDTLMDRAWEIAEVVNSNAPLAVRGSRMAVRKGLTLPIYEAELLAENYRMKVALTKDAIEGPRAFLEKRKPDWKAL; encoded by the coding sequence GTGACGCAATACGACACGATCGAGGTCGAGGTCAAGGGGCACACCGCCTGTGTGACCCTCAACCGTCCCGAGGTGCTCAACGCGATAAACGACGAGATGATCGCCGAACTCGCGGTGGCCTACGCGGAAATAGAGCGCTCCCAGGACATCTGGACGGTGATCATCACCGGTGCCGGCCGCGCGCTGTGCGTCGGCGCCGACGTCAACAAGGCTGCCGACCACGACATGGAGAACGCCGCGGGCATCGACAACCAGGGCGAACCCATCCTCAGTTCGATGCGTCAGTGGGACGCCCCCCAGGAGGCGACCCCGCCGTGGCTTCAGATGACGAAACCGATCATCTGTGCGGTCAACGGCATCGCCTGCGGCGCAGGCCTCGACTTGGTCACGACCGCCGACATCACCGTCGCGTCCGAGCGCGCCACGTTGATGGATCCGCATGTGAGCATCGGAGTCACCTCGGGACGCGAGGGGGTGCGACTGGCACGGATCCTGCCGTTGCCGGTTGCGATGCGGCTCATCCTGATGGGTAAGCACGAACAACTCGACGCCCAACGCGCGTACGATCTCGGCGTCTTCACCGAAGTGGTGCCACACGACACGTTGATGGACCGCGCCTGGGAGATCGCCGAGGTGGTGAACTCGAATGCACCACTGGCGGTGCGGGGTTCGCGGATGGCCGTGCGCAAAGGATTGACACTGCCGATCTATGAAGCCGAACTGCTCGCCGAGAACTACCGGATGAAGGTGGCGCTGACGAAGGATGCCATCGAAGGCCCGCGCGCATTCCTGGAGAAACGCAAGCCCGACTGGAAAGCTCTCTAG
- a CDS encoding hydroxyacid dehydrogenase, translating to MTNGPRPRLVYERWTDPVAGDILEVADVDVRKLDLTAPDEQGWAALESAHGYQVATRTDVASVAGGSQWLAGRDLVTRCRDLLAVCSAGAGYDVIDVEACTQAGVAVCNNSGPGAEAVAEHALGFMLDLAKKITVADRRLRSGPLGDRLALRGSQLMGKTLGVVGLGAIGGRLVELCAPFAMDVLVFDPYLDEVTAERRGVELVSLDELVERSDFVQVTCPLTSETEGLIGKAQFAAMKPTAFFITTARGPVHDEAALLDALVSGGIAGAGLDVFHQEPPRHDNPLLHLDNVVATPHTAGITIEAAHDIAVATATQWQTIFAGGMPPRLLNPDVWPRYCERFNAIFGFRPDATTDLDKVSEQGSHVT from the coding sequence ATGACGAACGGTCCGCGCCCGCGACTGGTCTACGAACGATGGACAGACCCCGTCGCCGGTGACATTCTCGAGGTAGCGGACGTGGACGTTCGCAAGCTGGACCTCACCGCGCCCGATGAACAGGGCTGGGCGGCACTGGAATCCGCGCACGGATACCAGGTGGCCACCCGCACCGATGTGGCGTCGGTTGCCGGCGGATCGCAGTGGCTGGCGGGGCGCGATCTGGTAACGCGCTGTCGGGACCTGCTCGCGGTGTGTTCCGCGGGCGCGGGGTACGACGTGATCGACGTCGAGGCGTGCACGCAGGCAGGTGTCGCGGTATGCAACAACTCGGGCCCTGGTGCCGAAGCGGTGGCTGAGCACGCGCTGGGATTCATGCTCGACCTCGCTAAGAAGATCACCGTCGCCGACCGCCGGCTGCGCAGCGGCCCGCTCGGTGACCGCCTGGCACTGCGCGGCAGTCAGCTGATGGGAAAGACGCTCGGTGTGGTCGGACTCGGCGCCATCGGCGGTCGCCTCGTCGAACTGTGCGCGCCCTTCGCAATGGACGTCCTGGTCTTCGACCCCTACCTTGACGAAGTGACCGCTGAACGCCGCGGGGTGGAGCTGGTTTCGCTCGACGAGCTCGTCGAACGCTCGGATTTCGTACAAGTCACATGCCCGCTGACCAGTGAGACCGAAGGACTCATCGGCAAGGCGCAGTTCGCGGCGATGAAGCCGACTGCGTTCTTCATCACGACGGCACGCGGTCCCGTCCACGACGAAGCGGCGCTGCTCGACGCGCTCGTCAGTGGCGGTATCGCGGGCGCGGGTCTGGACGTGTTCCACCAGGAGCCGCCAAGACACGACAACCCGCTGCTGCACCTCGACAACGTGGTGGCGACCCCGCACACCGCGGGGATCACGATCGAAGCCGCCCACGACATCGCGGTGGCGACCGCGACGCAGTGGCAGACGATCTTCGCGGGCGGCATGCCCCCGCGACTACTGAATCCCGATGTCTGGCCGCGATACTGTGAGAGATTCAACGCGATCTTCGGGTTCCGGCCCGATGCGACAACGGATTTGGACAAGGTTTCAGAACAAGGGAGCCACGTTACGTGA
- a CDS encoding TauD/TfdA family dioxygenase, translating to MPTAIYTEQVTDPMAWTGADFTSKEDFAFDLSARNVAALESILAKTAHKDRDDITPEDARHPDLDEDLARLYHELMFGRGLACVRGFPVEQHSIEDLERIYWAFCTHLGYLVSNNSFGHRMVRVQEEVLPNGVQPARGTKSRAELAMHNDAADILSLLCVYPAAQGGESQFASGPAAHNRILAERPDLLDVLYQGFPHHRRSEQPDDQPDVTPYDVPVFSQIDGRICINFTYSSILPAMKTLGREFTPKQEEAIELLRAILVEQQVEFRLESGEAAVANNFAMCHSRSDFVSSTDPKKARCFLRAWMEVPREDRRLPIGREYFHMENKDLRLGYDVVPGRDGAIAPNDYKNVDAELAEMFKAAQAKPKLNK from the coding sequence ATGCCCACCGCGATCTACACCGAGCAAGTCACCGATCCGATGGCGTGGACGGGCGCTGATTTCACCAGCAAGGAGGACTTCGCCTTCGACCTGTCCGCCCGTAACGTCGCCGCCTTGGAATCGATTCTGGCCAAGACCGCGCATAAGGATCGCGACGACATCACACCGGAAGATGCGCGCCACCCCGACCTCGACGAGGACCTTGCGCGGCTGTACCACGAGCTGATGTTCGGCAGAGGCCTCGCGTGCGTGCGCGGGTTTCCGGTCGAGCAGCACTCGATCGAGGACCTCGAACGCATCTACTGGGCGTTCTGCACGCATCTGGGCTACCTGGTGTCCAACAACTCCTTCGGCCACCGCATGGTGCGGGTACAGGAGGAGGTGTTGCCGAACGGTGTTCAACCCGCCCGCGGCACCAAGTCGCGAGCCGAACTCGCGATGCACAACGATGCCGCGGACATCCTGTCGCTGCTATGCGTCTACCCGGCGGCGCAGGGCGGTGAGAGCCAGTTCGCCAGCGGTCCCGCGGCGCACAACCGGATCCTGGCCGAGCGGCCGGATCTGCTCGATGTGCTGTATCAGGGCTTTCCGCATCACCGTCGCAGTGAGCAACCTGACGATCAACCCGATGTGACCCCGTATGACGTGCCGGTCTTCTCCCAGATCGACGGCCGCATTTGCATCAACTTCACGTACAGCAGCATCCTGCCCGCGATGAAGACCCTGGGCCGCGAGTTCACGCCCAAGCAAGAGGAGGCGATCGAGCTGTTGCGGGCCATCCTGGTCGAGCAACAGGTCGAATTCCGGCTCGAATCAGGAGAAGCCGCGGTCGCCAATAACTTCGCGATGTGCCATTCGCGCTCGGACTTCGTCAGCAGCACCGATCCCAAGAAGGCCCGCTGTTTCCTGCGCGCCTGGATGGAGGTACCACGCGAGGACCGTCGGCTGCCGATCGGCCGCGAATACTTCCACATGGAGAACAAGGATCTGCGGCTCGGCTACGACGTGGTGCCGGGACGGGACGGCGCGATTGCGCCTAACGACTACAAGAACGTCGACGCCGAACTGGCCGAAATGTTCAAAGCGGCGCAGGCGAAGCCCAAACTGAACAAATGA